Proteins from a single region of Streptomyces spectabilis:
- a CDS encoding VOC family protein, with the protein MTTLVRHVTVDCSDAYKLASFWAEVLEGSLADDDSPGDPEVLVSTPAGPTLLFITVPEAKTVKNRVHFDLQPQERSRDEEVERLLELGATVFADHRRPDGLGWVTLADIEGNEFCVERSAAERAATGG; encoded by the coding sequence ATGACCACACTGGTGCGCCACGTCACAGTCGACTGTTCCGACGCCTACAAGCTGGCGTCCTTCTGGGCCGAGGTCCTGGAGGGATCGCTGGCGGACGACGACTCTCCGGGGGACCCGGAGGTATTGGTGAGCACGCCCGCCGGGCCGACGCTCCTGTTCATCACCGTGCCCGAGGCCAAGACCGTGAAGAACCGCGTCCACTTCGACCTCCAGCCGCAGGAGCGCTCCCGCGACGAGGAGGTGGAGCGGCTCCTGGAACTGGGGGCGACGGTGTTCGCCGACCACCGGAGGCCCGACGGGCTCGGCTGGGTGACCCTGGCCGACATCGAGGGCAACGAGTTCTGCGTGGAGCGCAGCGCGGCCGAACGGGCCGCGACCGGCGGCTGA
- a CDS encoding FadD3 family acyl-CoA ligase: MRGDLEWGSVPGLVRAAVRRFGDREAVVEGRTRVTYEELGERVERAAAACLARGVRAGDRVAVWAPNTLDWIVSALGAVSAGAVLVPINTRFKGTEAAYVLRRSRARLLFVTGTFLGTSYVASLRRAAGDGTGDGPLPGLPHLEEVVVLADDAPADFRTWKDFLAGGDAVPGAEVRARAEAVESTWPSDIVYTSGTTGRPKGAVITHAQTLRCYEIWSDLAGLREGDRYLIVNPFFHTFGYKAGIIACLMRGATMIPQPVFDVDAVLANVAAERVSVLPGPPTLHQALLDHPARGAHDLSALRLVVTGAAVVPLRLVERLRTELRIATVLTAYGLSEASGIVTMCRRDDPGEVVASTSGRAIPGTEVRIVSPAGETLPPGSPGEVLVRGHHVMSGYYEDPSETKKVLTGDGWLRTGDVGVLDADGNLRITDRIKDMFVVGGFNAYPAEIEQLLGVHPDVADVAVVGVADARLGEVGKAYVVRRPGATLTADDVIAWSRREMANYKVPRQVEFVPDLPRNASGKVLKGELRHRGATG; the protein is encoded by the coding sequence ATGCGCGGTGACCTGGAGTGGGGCAGCGTCCCGGGCCTGGTCCGGGCGGCGGTGCGGCGCTTTGGCGACCGGGAGGCGGTCGTGGAGGGCCGTACGCGCGTGACGTACGAGGAGCTGGGCGAGCGCGTCGAGCGGGCCGCGGCCGCGTGTCTGGCGCGCGGGGTGCGGGCCGGGGACCGCGTCGCCGTCTGGGCCCCCAACACCCTCGACTGGATCGTGTCGGCCCTCGGCGCGGTCAGCGCGGGCGCCGTGCTCGTGCCGATCAACACCCGCTTCAAGGGCACGGAGGCGGCCTACGTCCTGCGCCGCTCGCGCGCCCGGCTGCTCTTCGTCACCGGCACCTTCCTCGGCACGTCGTACGTCGCCTCGCTGCGGCGCGCGGCCGGTGACGGCACCGGCGACGGGCCGCTGCCCGGCCTGCCGCACCTGGAGGAGGTGGTGGTGCTCGCCGACGACGCCCCCGCCGACTTCCGCACCTGGAAGGACTTCCTCGCGGGCGGCGACGCGGTGCCGGGCGCCGAGGTGCGGGCCCGCGCGGAGGCCGTCGAGTCCACCTGGCCCTCGGACATCGTCTACACCTCGGGCACCACGGGACGCCCCAAGGGCGCGGTGATCACCCACGCCCAGACCCTGCGCTGCTACGAGATCTGGAGCGACCTCGCGGGCCTGCGCGAAGGGGACCGCTATCTGATCGTGAACCCCTTCTTCCACACCTTCGGCTACAAGGCCGGGATCATCGCCTGCCTGATGCGGGGCGCCACGATGATCCCGCAGCCGGTGTTCGACGTGGACGCCGTCCTCGCGAACGTGGCCGCCGAGCGCGTCTCCGTCCTGCCAGGGCCGCCCACCCTGCACCAGGCGCTCCTCGACCACCCCGCGCGCGGCGCCCACGACCTGTCCGCGCTGCGGCTCGTGGTGACGGGCGCCGCGGTCGTGCCGCTGCGCCTGGTGGAGCGGCTCCGCACCGAGCTGCGCATCGCCACCGTCCTGACGGCGTACGGGCTCTCCGAGGCCAGCGGCATCGTCACCATGTGCCGCCGGGACGACCCCGGGGAGGTCGTCGCCTCGACGTCCGGCCGTGCGATACCCGGCACCGAGGTGCGGATCGTGTCGCCGGCGGGGGAGACGCTGCCGCCGGGCAGCCCCGGCGAGGTCCTGGTGCGCGGTCACCACGTGATGAGCGGGTACTACGAGGACCCGTCCGAGACCAAGAAGGTCCTGACCGGCGACGGCTGGCTGCGGACGGGTGACGTGGGCGTCCTCGACGCGGACGGCAACCTCCGCATCACGGACCGGATCAAGGACATGTTCGTCGTCGGCGGCTTCAACGCCTACCCCGCCGAGATAGAGCAACTCCTCGGCGTCCACCCCGACGTGGCCGACGTCGCCGTGGTCGGGGTCGCGGACGCGCGCCTGGGCGAGGTCGGCAAGGCGTACGTGGTGCGCCGTCCCGGCGCGACGCTCACCGCCGACGACGTGATCGCCTGGTCGCGGCGGGAGATGGCGAACTACAAGGTGCCGCGGCAGGTGGAGTTCGTGCCGGACCTGCCCCGCAACGCGAGCGGCAAGGTCCTCAAGGGCGAGCTGCGCCACCGCGGCGCCACGGGCTGA
- a CDS encoding lipid-transfer protein has protein sequence MTSPRKPRTTDGSTGPAATGRAARPTGRVRRPEGTASLKDATAIVGIGQTPFARQLPESEKALACRAVLAALADAGISPAEVDAFASYTMEETDEVEVAKAIGAGDVTFFSKAGYGGGGSCATLAHLAAAITTGQATVGVAWRSRKRGSGPRPWKNTTTQLPTPAQWTRPFGLLRPVDEIAMLTRRYMHEYGASRDHLFNVALACRNRANQNPAAIMYERPLTRDMYMTSRWISEPLCLFDNCLETDGALACVLVSAARARDCRHRPVYVHSAAQGLPAQHHGMVNYWNDDPLSGPAWTAARHLWKHADFGPEDVDVAQIYDAFTALVPLSLEGYGFCDRGEGGAFTEGGALEIGGRLPLNTAGGGLSEAYVHGFNLITEGVRQLRGASTAQVPGAATCLVTAGEGVPTSAVLLRN, from the coding sequence ATGACTTCCCCCAGAAAACCTCGGACAACCGACGGTTCCACAGGACCCGCGGCCACCGGAAGGGCCGCACGGCCCACGGGTCGTGTCAGAAGGCCCGAGGGAACGGCCTCCCTCAAGGACGCCACGGCGATCGTCGGCATCGGGCAGACCCCCTTCGCCCGGCAACTCCCCGAGAGCGAGAAGGCCTTGGCGTGCCGTGCCGTCCTGGCCGCCCTCGCCGACGCGGGCATCTCCCCCGCCGAGGTCGACGCCTTCGCCTCGTACACCATGGAGGAGACCGACGAGGTGGAGGTGGCGAAGGCCATCGGCGCCGGTGACGTGACCTTCTTCAGCAAAGCGGGGTACGGGGGCGGCGGTTCCTGCGCCACGCTCGCCCATCTCGCCGCCGCGATCACCACGGGGCAGGCCACGGTCGGCGTCGCCTGGCGGTCCCGCAAGCGCGGCAGCGGACCCCGCCCCTGGAAGAACACCACGACCCAACTCCCCACCCCCGCCCAGTGGACCCGGCCCTTCGGGCTCCTTCGTCCTGTCGACGAGATAGCGATGCTCACCCGCCGCTATATGCACGAGTACGGCGCGAGCCGCGATCACCTCTTCAACGTGGCCCTGGCCTGCAGGAATCGCGCCAACCAGAATCCCGCCGCGATCATGTACGAGCGTCCGCTCACCCGGGACATGTATATGACCTCGCGGTGGATCAGCGAACCGCTCTGCCTCTTCGACAACTGCCTGGAGACCGACGGGGCGCTGGCCTGCGTCCTCGTCTCCGCCGCCCGCGCCCGCGACTGCCGCCACCGGCCCGTGTACGTCCACTCCGCCGCCCAGGGGCTGCCCGCCCAGCACCACGGCATGGTCAACTACTGGAACGACGACCCGCTCTCCGGACCCGCCTGGACCGCCGCCCGACACCTGTGGAAACACGCCGACTTCGGCCCCGAGGACGTCGACGTCGCCCAGATCTACGACGCGTTCACCGCCCTGGTCCCGCTCTCCCTGGAGGGCTACGGCTTCTGCGACCGGGGCGAGGGCGGCGCGTTCACCGAGGGCGGCGCCCTGGAGATCGGCGGCCGCCTCCCCCTCAACACGGCGGGCGGCGGCCTCAGCGAGGCGTACGTGCACGGCTTCAACCTGATCACGGAAGGCGTACGGCAGTTGCGGGGCGCGAGCACGGCACAGGTGCCCGGGGCGGCGACGTGCCTGGTCACGGCGGGCGAGGGGGTGCCGACGTCAGCGGTGCTCCTGCGCAACTGA
- a CDS encoding Zn-ribbon domain-containing OB-fold protein — translation MLTPVVDDDGAPFWEYAARGELRVQACAADGCGQLRFPPRPCCPHCGSFATSWRRMSGKGRIWSYVVPHPPLLPAYAALVPYHPVVVELADAPLVRLVGNLVARAGAPLDSVPPGRVRVGARVQVVFADQGGVVVPRWVLERP, via the coding sequence CTGCTGACCCCCGTCGTCGACGACGACGGCGCCCCCTTCTGGGAGTACGCGGCCCGCGGCGAGCTGCGCGTCCAGGCCTGCGCGGCGGACGGCTGCGGCCAACTCCGCTTCCCGCCCCGCCCCTGCTGCCCGCACTGCGGGTCCTTCGCCACGAGCTGGCGCCGGATGAGCGGCAAGGGCCGGATCTGGTCGTACGTCGTCCCGCACCCGCCGCTCCTGCCCGCGTACGCCGCGCTCGTCCCCTACCACCCGGTCGTCGTGGAGCTCGCCGACGCCCCGCTCGTCCGGCTCGTCGGCAACCTCGTCGCGCGGGCGGGGGCGCCGCTGGACTCCGTGCCGCCGGGCAGGGTCCGCGTCGGGGCCCGGGTCCAGGTCGTCTTCGCCGACCAGGGCGGCGTCGTCGTGCCGCGCTGGGTCCTGGAGCGACCGTGA
- a CDS encoding enoyl-CoA hydratase/isomerase family protein — MTAASAGLRVERDQDTGVAVVTLDRPARHNAIDLPMAAELASAWRQLRYDDTVRAVVLTGAGDRAFCTGIDRGAEVPQPSSPYSLDDPLLTVGPKANDLWKPVLAAVNGMACGGAFYLLGEAEFVLAAEHATFFDPHTTYGMVSAYETIHMAQRMPFGEVARMALMGAAERMSAQRAYEVGLVSELCPGDGLLPAALRAAATVASFPTEAVQGTVRALWSTKAAARAGALPLAPHLITLGNAPPAHQTTLFTTRPHTYDLR, encoded by the coding sequence GTGACGGCGGCGTCCGCGGGCCTGCGGGTGGAGCGGGACCAGGACACCGGCGTGGCCGTCGTCACCCTGGACCGCCCGGCCCGCCACAACGCTATCGATCTCCCCATGGCGGCCGAACTCGCCTCCGCCTGGCGGCAGTTGCGCTACGACGACACCGTCCGGGCCGTGGTCCTCACCGGCGCGGGCGACCGGGCGTTCTGCACGGGCATCGACCGCGGGGCCGAGGTGCCGCAGCCGTCATCGCCCTACTCCCTCGACGACCCGCTGCTCACGGTCGGGCCCAAGGCCAACGACCTGTGGAAGCCGGTGCTCGCCGCCGTCAACGGCATGGCCTGCGGCGGGGCCTTCTATCTGCTGGGCGAGGCGGAGTTCGTCCTCGCCGCCGAGCACGCCACGTTCTTCGATCCGCATACGACGTACGGGATGGTCAGCGCGTACGAGACCATCCACATGGCGCAGCGGATGCCGTTCGGGGAGGTGGCGCGCATGGCCCTCATGGGGGCGGCCGAGCGGATGTCCGCGCAGCGGGCGTACGAGGTGGGGCTCGTCTCCGAGCTGTGCCCCGGCGACGGGCTGCTCCCGGCGGCCCTCCGGGCGGCGGCGACCGTCGCCTCCTTCCCCACCGAGGCCGTGCAGGGCACGGTGCGGGCGCTCTGGTCCACCAAGGCGGCGGCCCGGGCGGGGGCCCTCCCCCTGGCTCCCCACCTCATCACCCTCGGCAACGCCCCGCCCGCCCACCAGACGACCCTCTTCACCACCCGCCCCCACACCTACGACCTCCGCTGA
- a CDS encoding PQQ-binding-like beta-propeller repeat protein: protein MVDQLTQHDPRRIGPFEVLGRLGAGGMGLVYLARSASGRRVAIKTVRTELAEDQLFRVRFTREVEAARAVSGFYTAAVVDADPRAAVPWLATAYVPAPSLEEIVNEHGPLPTQAVRWLAAGVAEALESIHGAGLVHRDLKPSNVLVVEDGPRVIDFGIASGVSNTRLTMTNVAVGTPAYMSPEQAKDSRSVTGASDVFSLGSTLVFAATGHAPFHGANPVETVFMLLREGPDLEGLPDELRPLIESCMQMDATLRPSPADLQAQLAPHLFASESSGDDSGTASAWLPERAVALIEARRGGRPPARAAATAGSVGRNSRAGAASAPVSMPPPPRQAPAMPAHAPSQAAPSAPSHAASRAPFHGGAPDLHGGLPDAGPVQLAGAPVPIGPGPRVAEARAAAAPQPSGLAGSWSRSAAPAPAQPRANGTGPAAAPTGAGAAAGGSWRPWRFRMSNDVWGTPAVAGNLVYVTSFEVHALDVGTGRRSFKTRDVAWSMAVADGRIHASDGPTLYALDGSDGTDLWRLSTDAWVYALQADRGTVVTATRGGGVQGWEAANGEKLWEITGAQTEFETPEAAPVIRDGTVYVWKDARLRAVDARSGIERWSYPIGDAASCGGVPVRVTQADDGFVYVAAGTRVLALDVAAGHVRWHFEAPAAFLSPPAFAPGPAVTGGGVYLADYLGTVYALDATDGRDRWRIATESRSSVDPVLVADGHVHVGSGKGLYTLDAVTGTPKWRFQAGGEVVGSPVVADRRIHFGATDHLLYTLKADDGRLRWKLATGGEITGAPVVRDGVVYACSKDRCVYALDAERGTATAR from the coding sequence GTGGTGGACCAGCTGACGCAGCACGATCCGCGGCGGATCGGCCCGTTCGAGGTCCTTGGGCGGCTCGGTGCCGGCGGCATGGGGCTCGTATATCTCGCGCGCTCCGCGTCCGGACGGCGCGTGGCGATCAAGACGGTGCGGACGGAGCTCGCCGAGGACCAGCTGTTCCGGGTCCGCTTCACGCGCGAGGTGGAGGCCGCGCGCGCCGTCTCCGGCTTCTACACGGCCGCGGTGGTGGACGCCGACCCGCGCGCCGCCGTGCCCTGGCTCGCCACGGCGTACGTGCCCGCGCCCTCGCTCGAAGAGATAGTGAACGAGCACGGGCCGCTGCCCACCCAGGCCGTGCGCTGGCTCGCCGCGGGCGTCGCCGAGGCCCTGGAGTCCATCCACGGCGCGGGCCTGGTGCACCGCGACCTGAAGCCGTCCAACGTCCTCGTCGTCGAGGACGGCCCCCGCGTCATCGACTTCGGCATCGCGTCCGGCGTCTCCAACACTCGTCTGACCATGACGAACGTCGCGGTCGGCACCCCCGCCTACATGTCGCCCGAGCAGGCGAAGGACTCCCGCAGCGTCACCGGCGCCAGCGATGTCTTCTCCCTCGGCTCCACCCTCGTCTTCGCCGCCACCGGGCACGCGCCGTTCCACGGCGCCAACCCCGTCGAGACCGTCTTCATGCTCCTTCGCGAGGGCCCCGACCTGGAGGGCCTGCCCGACGAGCTGCGGCCGCTCATCGAGTCCTGCATGCAGATGGACGCCACGCTGCGGCCCAGCCCCGCCGACCTCCAGGCCCAGCTCGCCCCGCACCTGTTCGCCTCCGAGAGCTCCGGCGACGACAGCGGCACCGCGTCCGCCTGGCTGCCCGAGCGGGCCGTGGCCCTCATCGAGGCCCGGCGCGGCGGACGGCCGCCCGCGCGCGCCGCCGCCACCGCGGGCTCCGTGGGGCGCAACAGCCGCGCCGGGGCCGCGTCCGCGCCCGTGTCCATGCCGCCCCCGCCGCGGCAGGCGCCCGCCATGCCCGCGCACGCCCCGTCGCAGGCGGCCCCGTCCGCGCCCTCGCACGCCGCGTCGCGCGCCCCCTTCCACGGCGGCGCGCCCGACCTCCACGGGGGCCTGCCCGACGCCGGGCCCGTGCAGCTCGCGGGCGCCCCGGTGCCGATCGGGCCCGGGCCCCGGGTCGCCGAGGCCCGCGCCGCCGCCGCGCCGCAGCCCTCCGGGCTCGCCGGATCCTGGTCCCGCTCCGCGGCGCCCGCCCCGGCGCAGCCGCGCGCCAACGGCACCGGGCCCGCCGCCGCGCCCACCGGCGCCGGGGCCGCCGCGGGCGGCTCCTGGCGGCCCTGGCGGTTCCGCATGTCGAACGACGTGTGGGGCACGCCCGCCGTCGCCGGGAACCTCGTCTACGTCACCTCCTTCGAGGTCCACGCCCTCGACGTGGGCACCGGGCGGCGCAGCTTCAAGACCCGCGACGTCGCCTGGTCCATGGCCGTCGCGGACGGCCGCATCCACGCGTCCGACGGGCCCACCCTCTACGCCCTCGACGGCTCCGACGGCACCGACCTGTGGCGCCTGTCCACCGACGCCTGGGTGTACGCCCTCCAGGCCGACCGGGGCACCGTCGTCACCGCCACGCGCGGCGGCGGCGTCCAGGGCTGGGAGGCCGCCAACGGCGAGAAGCTCTGGGAGATCACCGGCGCCCAGACCGAGTTCGAGACGCCCGAGGCCGCGCCCGTCATCCGCGACGGCACGGTGTACGTCTGGAAGGACGCCCGGCTCCGCGCCGTCGACGCCCGCAGCGGCATCGAGCGCTGGTCGTACCCCATCGGCGACGCCGCGTCCTGCGGCGGCGTGCCCGTCCGCGTGACCCAGGCCGACGACGGCTTCGTGTACGTGGCCGCGGGCACCCGCGTCCTCGCCCTGGACGTCGCGGCCGGACATGTGCGCTGGCACTTCGAGGCGCCCGCCGCGTTCCTCTCCCCGCCCGCCTTCGCGCCGGGGCCCGCCGTCACCGGGGGCGGCGTCTACCTCGCCGACTACCTGGGCACCGTGTACGCCCTCGACGCCACGGACGGCCGCGACCGCTGGCGCATCGCCACCGAGTCCCGCTCCTCCGTCGACCCCGTCCTGGTCGCCGACGGGCATGTCCACGTCGGCAGCGGCAAGGGCCTCTACACCCTCGACGCCGTCACCGGCACCCCCAAGTGGCGCTTCCAGGCGGGCGGCGAGGTCGTCGGCTCCCCGGTCGTCGCCGACCGCCGCATCCACTTCGGCGCCACCGACCACCTCCTCTACACCCTCAAGGCCGACGACGGCCGCCTCCGCTGGAAGCTCGCCACCGGTGGTGAGATCACGGGGGCGCCGGTGGTGCGGGACGGGGTGGTTTATGCGTGCAGCAAGGACCGGTGCGTGTACGCGCTCGACGCGGAACGAGGCACAGCCACAGCCCGCTAA
- a CDS encoding VOC family protein — protein sequence MEFAEGVPCWVDAMLPDVEGGKRFYGELFGWTFDEGAGAEYGHYTQALLDGEPVAALAAKPDGRMPTTWTVYLATPDAATAAARVTAAGGQVITEPVPVGPFGTMGLVTDPEGAVFGLWQAGSHHGFGRLREPGAYCWTEVYVRDKSAVDPFYESVFAYGVDDVEVGGDVGGEVGSEEFRIWSPEGAEAGPGTAVGGRAVMSGAVPAEMPAHFLSYFSVADCDATAAAARRLGGRVRTEPFDMRYGRVAVLVDNQGATFGILQD from the coding sequence ATGGAATTCGCGGAAGGCGTCCCCTGCTGGGTGGACGCGATGCTGCCCGACGTGGAGGGCGGCAAGCGTTTCTACGGTGAGCTCTTCGGGTGGACCTTCGACGAGGGCGCGGGCGCCGAGTACGGGCACTACACCCAGGCGCTGCTCGACGGTGAGCCGGTCGCCGCGCTCGCCGCCAAGCCCGACGGCCGCATGCCGACCACCTGGACGGTCTATCTGGCGACGCCCGACGCGGCCACGGCCGCCGCCCGGGTCACGGCCGCGGGCGGGCAGGTGATCACGGAGCCGGTGCCGGTGGGTCCCTTCGGCACGATGGGGCTCGTGACCGACCCCGAGGGCGCGGTCTTCGGCCTCTGGCAGGCGGGGAGCCACCACGGCTTCGGCAGGCTCCGGGAGCCGGGCGCCTACTGCTGGACCGAGGTGTACGTACGCGACAAGAGTGCCGTGGACCCGTTCTACGAGTCCGTCTTCGCGTACGGCGTCGACGACGTCGAGGTCGGCGGCGATGTCGGTGGCGAGGTCGGCAGTGAGGAATTCCGCATCTGGTCGCCGGAGGGCGCCGAGGCCGGGCCCGGGACCGCGGTCGGGGGCCGCGCCGTGATGTCGGGCGCCGTGCCCGCGGAGATGCCCGCGCACTTCCTCAGCTACTTCAGCGTGGCGGACTGCGACGCGACGGCCGCCGCGGCACGACGTCTCGGCGGGCGGGTGCGGACCGAGCCGTTCGACATGCGGTACGGCAGGGTGGCCGTGCTCGTCGACAACCAAGGGGCGACATTCGGCATCCTCCAGGACTGA
- a CDS encoding TetR family transcriptional regulator, which produces MTGQVRTVDGRVAGRRGQATRQKLLDCLSEMLSSSPYRDVKVIDVARKAGTSPATFYQYFPDVEGAVLEIAEQMATEGAELTHLLEGRSWVGKAALQTSQDLVDGFLEFWRKNDAILRVVDLGAAEGDKRFYKIRMKILNSVNNSLADTVKELQSKGKVDKDVSPAAMAGSLVAMLAAVASHQRGFQTWGVKQAELKPNLAVLVHMGVTGKKPTK; this is translated from the coding sequence ATGACAGGACAGGTACGAACCGTCGACGGCCGAGTGGCCGGTCGACGCGGTCAGGCGACACGTCAGAAACTGCTCGACTGCCTGAGCGAGATGCTCAGCTCCTCCCCCTACCGCGACGTGAAGGTCATCGATGTCGCCCGGAAGGCGGGCACTTCACCGGCGACGTTCTACCAGTACTTCCCGGACGTCGAAGGCGCGGTCCTGGAGATCGCCGAGCAAATGGCCACCGAGGGCGCGGAGTTGACCCACCTCCTGGAGGGCCGCTCCTGGGTCGGCAAGGCAGCCTTGCAGACGTCGCAGGACCTCGTCGACGGCTTCCTGGAGTTCTGGCGGAAGAACGACGCGATCCTCCGGGTGGTCGACCTGGGCGCCGCCGAGGGCGACAAGCGCTTCTACAAGATCCGGATGAAGATCCTGAACTCGGTGAACAACTCCCTTGCGGACACCGTCAAGGAGCTCCAGTCCAAGGGCAAGGTCGACAAGGACGTGAGCCCCGCCGCGATGGCCGGCTCGCTGGTGGCGATGCTCGCCGCGGTGGCGTCCCATCAGCGCGGATTCCAGACATGGGGCGTCAAACAGGCCGAACTGAAGCCGAATCTGGCCGTGTTGGTCCATATGGGCGTCACGGGCAAGAAGCCCACGAAGTAA
- a CDS encoding nitroreductase/quinone reductase family protein — MAAPGVRFVRRVSATRAFARVAPHVVPAVDRAVHRLTRGRVLLSARMLPGLVLTARGARSGLARRTPLACVEWREGGWLLVGSNFGRPAHPAWTANLLAHPEAEISWRGRDVPVRARLLTGDERARAWAAALEFWPPYAAYQKRVDREIRIFRLERRTEGPSGG; from the coding sequence ATGGCCGCGCCCGGCGTCCGGTTCGTACGGAGGGTGTCGGCGACCCGCGCCTTCGCCCGGGTCGCCCCGCACGTGGTGCCCGCCGTGGACCGCGCGGTGCACCGGCTCACGCGCGGAAGGGTGCTGCTGAGCGCGCGCATGCTGCCGGGGCTCGTGCTCACGGCGCGGGGTGCCAGAAGCGGACTCGCGCGGCGGACGCCGCTGGCCTGTGTGGAGTGGCGGGAGGGCGGTTGGCTGCTGGTCGGCTCCAACTTCGGGCGCCCCGCCCACCCCGCGTGGACCGCCAATCTGCTGGCCCACCCGGAGGCGGAGATCAGCTGGCGGGGCCGGGACGTGCCGGTGCGGGCCCGGCTGCTCACGGGCGACGAGCGGGCCCGCGCCTGGGCGGCGGCCCTGGAGTTCTGGCCGCCGTACGCGGCGTACCAGAAGCGGGTGGACCGGGAGATCCGGATATTCCGCCTCGAACGCCGGACGGAAGGCCCGTCCGGCGGGTGA